One genomic window of Paraburkholderia phytofirmans PsJN includes the following:
- a CDS encoding ABC transporter ATP-binding protein — protein MPIAEGATRLPALLEARGLTRRYGGLVAVSDLTFEIRPGEILGLIGPNGAGKSTTFNLLSGHVKPSAGTLSFAGESIAGMAPYQVSRRGLVRTFQHDSFFREMTVIENLTVAAQRRYRSRRERVDCARRIAERVGLDKHLEATAGSLPHGLQRILSIGIAITPEPKLLGLDEPLTGLHTVEVEKVLTLFRTLCREDGMTILLVDHNMKAMMGVCDRFLVLHYGKLLAQGNADEVRSNPDVIGAYLGRSE, from the coding sequence ATGCCCATCGCCGAGGGAGCCACGCGCCTACCGGCATTGCTTGAAGCACGCGGTTTGACGCGCCGGTATGGCGGCCTCGTCGCGGTGTCGGATCTGACTTTCGAAATCCGGCCAGGTGAAATTCTCGGGTTGATCGGACCCAACGGCGCTGGCAAGTCCACCACATTCAATCTGCTAAGCGGACACGTGAAGCCGAGCGCCGGCACCCTTTCCTTCGCGGGGGAAAGTATCGCCGGGATGGCGCCGTATCAGGTCAGTCGGCGTGGTCTTGTGCGAACGTTCCAGCATGACAGTTTCTTTCGCGAAATGACCGTGATTGAAAACCTCACTGTCGCGGCGCAGCGTCGCTACCGCTCGCGTAGGGAGCGCGTTGATTGCGCGCGTCGTATCGCGGAACGCGTCGGTCTGGACAAGCATCTGGAGGCGACCGCAGGTAGTCTGCCACATGGTTTGCAACGGATCCTGAGCATCGGTATTGCAATCACACCCGAGCCCAAACTCCTCGGTCTCGACGAACCGCTAACCGGCTTACATACCGTTGAAGTCGAAAAAGTGCTGACGTTGTTCCGAACGCTTTGCCGTGAGGACGGCATGACGATCCTGCTGGTGGATCACAACATGAAGGCGATGATGGGCGTGTGTGACCGTTTTCTCGTATTGCACTACGGCAAGCTGCTCGCGCAGGGTAACGCCGACGAGGTGCGCAGTAATCCTGACGTCATTGGAGCGTACTTGGGGAGATCGGAATGA
- a CDS encoding branched-chain amino acid ABC transporter permease, with amino-acid sequence MFNINRSVVLWNVALFAAAIAWLAVSEPSYLTQLVVWSAINAVLAAGMRFVLLIGETNMASGAIYGFAAYVTAIAVTNGFDVVPLVVVTAAIAAGVLGLLFGWVTLRVKGPYFMLIGFAFTEVVRLAYTRIDYVGGNSGMVGIYAPMSLDRWMPALCVGICYLLVSGFFVAEKSSFGLLMRAIRNNDKVVETLGVSALRVKLVCFCIAALAVGAAGAIHAYSYHVISPGDFSFLIPVYALAYAKVGGERHIVGSVIGAIFLTVVAQVVQGAGALQYVLFGGVIILTMLGVRGGMLDMLGWVACRRRRRAGAQHMGLPKDRTSGELG; translated from the coding sequence AGCTGGTCGTGTGGTCGGCGATTAACGCAGTGCTTGCCGCCGGGATGCGCTTCGTGTTGCTGATCGGCGAAACCAACATGGCAAGCGGTGCGATTTACGGCTTTGCGGCGTACGTGACTGCGATCGCAGTTACGAATGGCTTCGATGTTGTGCCGCTCGTCGTAGTCACCGCCGCTATTGCGGCCGGTGTGCTTGGCCTGCTGTTCGGCTGGGTCACCCTACGCGTTAAGGGACCTTACTTCATGCTGATCGGTTTCGCGTTCACGGAGGTGGTTCGACTTGCCTATACGCGGATTGATTATGTCGGCGGTAATTCGGGGATGGTCGGAATCTATGCGCCTATGTCGCTCGATCGCTGGATGCCGGCGCTATGCGTCGGCATCTGCTATCTGCTGGTGAGCGGCTTTTTCGTCGCAGAGAAGTCATCGTTTGGCTTGCTGATGCGAGCGATACGCAACAATGACAAAGTGGTGGAGACGCTTGGTGTTAGCGCTCTACGTGTGAAGCTGGTGTGTTTCTGCATTGCGGCACTGGCGGTGGGTGCGGCGGGCGCGATCCACGCGTATAGCTATCACGTGATCAGCCCTGGAGATTTCAGCTTCCTGATCCCCGTGTACGCGCTTGCGTATGCGAAGGTCGGTGGCGAGCGGCATATTGTCGGCTCCGTGATAGGTGCAATCTTCCTTACCGTTGTCGCGCAGGTGGTCCAAGGCGCGGGTGCACTGCAATACGTGCTATTCGGTGGCGTAATCATCCTGACCATGCTCGGCGTGCGCGGTGGGATGCTCGACATGCTTGGTTGGGTCGCGTGCCGCCGCCGCCGCCGTGCGGGCGCCCAGCACATGGGTTTGCCCAAGGACAGGACTAGCGGAGAACTCGGATGA